The genomic window ACATAATTCATGGAAAGGGAGATTCATGAGACGAGAATCAGGAAGATGAGTATAAAGCAGTGTGACATCACAATTTACAGCAAGATGGTGGATAATCATCTGTTTTGTAGCTTCTATGTGGTGATCAGCTTCTATATAGATATGTTGATAGGGTGAATAAAAATCTTGTTGATTAAGAAGACTCTCAGATGTGATATGAGTGAAATCACCACAATGGTTTTTGAGTGCCTGATATAAGTGCATAAAATCTTTAAGTTTAGGATTTTGAATGTTTTCTTTAGAATAAATTGTATGATTAAGATCGTAAGCTTTCATTAAAGGGATAAACTTATCAATTAATGGATAAGGCTGATTATCAGAAAAGCAATGAAATTGATGAGTCTTTAAAATATCACGAAGATAATAGACCCACTCAGTATGAGTGAGGACATGATGTTTTGTAAGATGATTTTCAATGATTAATTGCTGAATGAATTTTGACCATGACATAATCTCAATATTGACAAGACAATGAGTATGTTCAAAAAATAATTGTTCAACAACATAAGGATCTTCAGCTACAAATTGATATGTTTCAAAAGGATGCTTCATGGCTTCCATGTAACATTCCTTAACCATTTCTTTTAATTTATAAGAATAATTTAAACCATTAATAATACGCATACAATTCACCTCTTGTCTATTATACATGAAAATAGAGAGAAAGAAAAAGGAAGTTTATAAGATTGGGTACAAAGAAAAAACAAAAGCTTTCCAATTTATTTATTAATAAAAAGGATAAACAAAATAAATGTAAAACATTGCAAGAATGAGAAAATAAAAAATTTTTATGTAATCCCCACTTTATATGATGTAAAAAGGTGTTTTTAAGTTCGATTTCTGAATGCATCGTTAAAAATATTGATATATTTATCTATAATTTTATTGATATATTTTAAGACATAGAGTATACTAATATTGAAAGAGGTGATAATATGGATATCTTAGGTGCTTTAAAAAATACTGTTTCTATTTCTTTATTTAATAAAGGACAAGCGAGTAAGATTTTTGATAGTGTAAGAAAAACAGGAATAAAAATAGTTATGAAAAACAATAAACCTGAATGTGTGCTTATGTCTCCTGAAGATTATGTCAAGATGATTGATCAGTTAAATGATGCTAAACTCTTAATGCTTGCTAATGAGAGAATGGCAAAAGTTAATCCAGAAAAAATGATGACTCAAAAGGAATTTGATGAGAAATATGGAATAATGGAATCTGATCTTCAAGGATTTGATGAGGTAGAATTTGAATGATAAAGTGGGATGTTGTATATCTAGAGGAGGCTGAGGAGGATTTTAAAAAACTAGATGGTAGTCAAAAAAAATTAGTTCGTAAGGCATTAGAGAAAATTGCCTCAAACCCTTTAAGTATTAATGAAGGTGGATATGGCAAACCATTAGGAAATAAAAATAATAATGATTTATCTGGTTTTTTAAAAGTAAAATTAAAATCAGCAGGAATAAGAATAGTATATAAGGTTGTAAAAACTGAAAACTCTATGACAGTAATAGTAATAGGTGCAAGAGAAGATAATGAAGTATATGATATTGCTAAAAAAAGAGCTGATAAATTAAAGTTATAACTTGAAGGTGGAAATATTTTTACTTAAGGGTATGAACTTAAGAAATATTCTTATTATTCTGTTATGAATCTGTATCCAATAAAAAAGAGCATAAAAGCCCCCGTTCAATTATTCTGTTTTTTGAAAACTATTGAATTATTGTTGATAATATTGTACTGTTGTTTTGAACAGCAGGGAATCATCTGATTCTCTTTACAACAGCTAGATTAGTGATTGGTTGTCACAAATCTGGCTTTTCTTTTTGCGACTGGAGAGATTCGTGAAATACTGTGCATCAACTGTTATTTCTTTTTTTTGAATATATGTATATTGATTTTTTACAACTCTCACATCCATTAGAGAAAAGGATAGAAAAAAACATGAACTTAAGAAATATTTTTAAGTTCATGCCATTGTAATAAATAAAAGTCTTGGGTTCATTATAATTTTTCACATTCTTCTAGCCATGCTTGAACATTGGCATCACTAGGCATTCTTAAATCTCCTCTTGGACTTAATGCGACACTTCCTACCTTTGGTCCATCAGGGATACAAGAGCGTTTGAATTGTTGTGTAAAGAAACGGCGGTAGAATAATGTCAACCATTTCTTGATTGTTGCCTGATCATATTTGTCTTGATATGCTAAATGAGCTATACGATAAAGTTTACGTGGTTCATAGTGGAATCTCACATGATGATATAAGAAGAAATCATGAAGTTCGTATGGACCAACAATATCTTCTGTCTTTTGGACAATTTCATTATCTTTTGCAGGCAATAATTCAGGTGAAACAGGAGTATCTAATATATCTTGTAAAACAGCTTCAAGTGGCTGACCTTTATAAAGTGAGGAAACATAGTCTACTAAATATCTGACTAATGTTTTAGGAACGGAAACATTGACAGCATACATGCTCATATGATCACCGTTATAAGTTGACCATCCTAAAGCAACTTCTGATAAATCTCCAGTCCCAATGACAATCCCACCTTCTTGATTCGCAATATCCATAAGCACTTGTGTTCTTTCTCTAGCTTGAGAATTTTCATAAGTGACATCATGAATATTTTCATCATGGTGAATATCATGGAAGTGCTGTTTAACAGCATCACTAATATCAACAGTTAATGACGTCACTTTTAATTCTTCCATCATTTTTAAGGCGTTATTTTTCGTTCTTGATGTTGTTCCAAAACAAGGCATTGTTACAGCTATAATATCTTTAGAAGGATATCCTAATTTTTGATAAGCCATGCTGGCAACAAGTAAAGCAAGCGTTGAATCTAAGCCTCCTGATATACCAATCACAACTTTTTGAATATGAGCAGCTTTTAATCTTTGAATCAATCCATGCATCTGAATATCAAAGACTTCTTTACAACGCATAGCACGTTGATTGCTGTCGCTAGGAACAAATGGATAAGGATCATAATAACGTTCTAATTCTAAATCTTCTGTATCTATTTCAAAAGGAATGTAAAGATAATCATCATTTTTTGTAGCATATGTGGTCATTTCTATTCTTTCACTAACAAGTTTATCTAAATCTAAATCAGAATAAATCAATCCTTCTTCATATTGAATGGCTTCTTCTAGAAGACTACCATTTTCAGCAATAATATGATGATTACTAAATACAACATCAGTTGTAGATTCACCTAAACCAGCATTACAATATGCATAGCCGCAAATGAGTTTCGCACTATGAGAAGAAACAAGGAGACGACGATAATCTGATTTTGATGTTAAATCATTACTTGCAGAAGGATTTAAAATTAAAGTGGCTCCATTTAAACAATGTTTGCTGCTAGGGGGAATAGGTGCCCATAAATCTTCACAAATTTCAACTGCTATTTTTAAATGCTGTTGATGAAAAGCTTCAAAAATAATATCAGTTCCAAATGGATAATATTCACCATTGATCATAATTTCAGTGGTTTTTTGTGGAGCACTCGCAAAGTGACGCCCTTCATAAAATTCATGATATGTAGGAATATAAGTTTTAGGAACAACTCCTAAAATTTGCCCTTCACATATAACAATAGCACAATTATAAAGTTTATTCATATGAACTAAAGGTGCCCCTATGACTAATAATAAATCTAATTCATATGTTGCATCTAAAATATAATCAATTTGTTTATTGATTTCATTTAAAACTCTTTTTTGAAAAAATAAATCTTCAATTGTATATCCTGTTAAACACAATTCAGGAAACAACAAAACCTTGACATGTTCTTGAACTGCTTTTTGAGCATATTCTACAATATGCTTTGCATTTTCTTTAACTTGTCCTAGCTGTATATCAAAACTAGCACAACCAACTCTTACAAATCCATCTTTCATATGATTACCTCCAATTGTTAATTATTATAACATATTCTCATTATAAACAAAAATGAAGATTATTATAAATCATGTTGACAAATAGATATAGCTGTGTTACTGTATTAGTGTATTAATACAGTAAGGAGTGGTTGTATGAATAATTTCAATGCTAATGCTCCCATATATCTTCAGGTTGTTGAAGATATAAAAATTAAAATTATGAATGGAACATTACGACCAGGAGATAAAATCTCTTCAGTTAGAGAATTAGCTTTAGAATTAGAGGTCAATCCTAATACAATTCAAAGAGCATTCTCAGAACTAGAACGTGAAGGTTTTATTCGTACTGAAAGAGCAGTTGGTAGATTTGTTGCTGATAATCTGCAACTTATCAATGAATGTAAGCAAAAACAAATTAGGGATAATGTACATGTGTTTATTGAACAAATGCAGATACTCGGTGTGAGTAAAGAAGACATTGTCAAGTATCTTAATGAGGAGGAAGAATATGGAAATGTTACTTCAGATACAGAATGTAAGTAAATTTTATGGTAGTAAAAAGGTTTTAAGTGATGTCAATCTTAATTTAAAAAGTGGGAAGATTATTGGATTATTAGGACCTAATGGAAGTGGTAAAACGACATTGATTAAAATATTGAATGGTCTATTAAAAGAATATGAGGGGAATATTACTATTGATGGAAAAGAAATAGGTGTTCATTCAAAAGAAATTATTTCTTATCTTCCTGATGAACCATATTTTGAAAATTGGATGACAACAACAGATGCACTCAATCTTTTTAAAGATATGTATAAAGACTTCGATTATGAAAAAGCAACTTCATTAATGAGTCGTATGAATTTAGAAAAAGGGGTTAAGATTAAGGAATTATCTAAAGGAATGAAAGAAAAATTCCAGTTAGCTCTTGTTATGTCAAGAAAAGCAAAGTTATATATTTTAGATGAACCTATTGGTGGTGTTGATCCGGCAGCAAGAGATTTTATTTTAGATGTTATTTTAAATAATTATGAACAAGATGCAACAATTTTGCTTTCAACACATCTTATTTCAGATATTGAAAAAATATTTGATGAAGTGATTTTCTTAAAAAATGGTTCTATTGTTTTACACGAGGATAGTGAAGAGTTAAGAATGCAGAGACAACTATCAATTGATGAGATATTTAGGGAGGAATTTAAATGTTAAAATTAATGAAATATGAGTTTATACACTCAATGAGAACTTTTTTCATAGCATTTGCAATCTTTTTATTAGGATGTCTTGTCTTTCCATTCTTTGCAAAGTTTCAAATATTTGTAAATATTCCAGTTATATCACTAGTTTTTGGACTTGGATTTTCAGTTTTAATATTAGGGATTACAATTGCTTTATTTGTTAGTGTTTTTATGAATTATACTCGTTCAATGTTTGGAAGACCAGCATATTTAACAATGACTTTACCGGTCACAACAATGCAACTTATTTTATCTAAGGTGATTATGAGTATTGTCTGGCTGATTATTGGAACAATTATTTTAACAGGTGGAATTTTTCTTATGGGGATAACGATTGCTATCTTAGATAATTCATTAAACTTAATGGAATTATGGGGAGAATCTGGAGAATTAATTGTTAGGTTCATGAAATATATATTGACTGATCCTATTGCCTTAATTCGTTCATTGATAATGATTCTTTCGATGTTAGTGTTTGTTGTTTCAACAATTTATTTCTCTTTAACAATTACGCATACAAAATGGTTAAGAAAACATCGTATTATATTTGGAATTGGATTTTATTTTCTATTAAATATGCTGATTGAATATGTTATGGGATTTATCTTTGGAAATAATGCTATAGATGTAGCATCTATTGGTGTATCAGTTTTCTATTTGGTTATTGATGTATTATTAGTGTTTGGAACTGTTTATGTTATAGATCATCATATTGAAATTGAATAAAAAAAGAGGTCATTACTCAGATGACCTCTTTTTGCATAATGTAGTAATAAAGTGCATAGAAGAAAATAACAATGATTCCTACTGTATAAGATGTTGATGGAGAAAAGGCATTAGGTAAAGAAGCCTCTATGAAAAACAAAGCAGCAATAATAATAACAGCAAGCATACCTATCCATGTTTGTTTCTCTCGTTTTAAAAAGATGGGAGCAATATAAAGTCCTATTGTTGCTAGAAAAGTAGGGATTAAAGACATGATAGGAGTTGAGTTGAAAAGAAATATGAGAACGATAGCGGTATAAAAGATCGCAGGTAAAAAACCTAAAACATACATCAATGATTTCATGACTTTCATAATGATTCCTCCTTTATTTTATTATAGAAAAAGAATGTGTAATTTAAGTGAAAAAAACGATATTTTGAAAAATATCGTTTAAAGTAAATGAATTTGATTTTCAGCACATAACTTCATTGTTTCTTCATCCCATAATGAAGCCTGAACTTCGCCAATATGTGCTTTTCTTAAAAAGAACATACAAAGACGACTTTGACCAATACCGCCACCAATACTGAGTGGTAAGATATGATTCATAATGTTCTGATGATAAGGTAACTCCAAACGCTCATTTGCATTGGCTTTGGCTAATTGTTCTTTAAGTGCAATGTCATCTACACGGATTCCCATACTAGAAATTTCTAAAGCATCATCTAATTGGGTATTATAAACAAGAATATCTGCATTTAAAGTCCAATCATCATAATCAGGAGCACGATCATCATGTTTATGTCCAGATTTTAAAAGATCCCCAATTTGTAAAATACATACAGCTTTTTGTTGCTGAGTAATAGCTTTTTCTCTTTCTTTTGGTGAAAGATCAGGGAACTTGTCTTCTAGTTCCTGAGAAGTAATGAAATAAATTTCATCTGGTAAGATAGATTCCCCTAATTGCGGATAATGTCTAATCATTAAAAATTCTACATCTAATAAAGCATTATAAATTTTAGCAACAATGGCTTTTAAATAATCCATTGTTCGATCTTCTTTTGATATGACCATTTCCCAATCCCATTGATCAACATACATAGAATGAATATTGTCTAATTCTTCATCTTTTCTAATGGCATTCATGTCAGTATAGAGACCAGTATGACGCTCAAAGCCATAACGATGTAAAGCATCTCTTTTCCATTTGGCTAAAGAATGAATAATTTCTATTTCATCATCATGATTTAATTCAAATGAAGTAAATGAAACAGGTTTTTCAATACCACTAAGGTTATCATTCAAACCTGTATTTTTTAAGAGAAACAAAGGTGCAGATACACGTGTAAGACGTAATTGTTCAGCGAGTCTTCTTTCAAATGTATCTTTAATCATTTTAATAGCAACTTCAGTTTCAATTAAATTTAAATGGGGTTTATAATTTTTTGGTATAATAATTTTACTCATTTTCACACATCCCTTTT from Candidatus Stoquefichus sp. SB1 includes these protein-coding regions:
- a CDS encoding type II toxin-antitoxin system Phd/YefM family antitoxin, with product MDILGALKNTVSISLFNKGQASKIFDSVRKTGIKIVMKNNKPECVLMSPEDYVKMIDQLNDAKLLMLANERMAKVNPEKMMTQKEFDEKYGIMESDLQGFDEVEFE
- a CDS encoding type II toxin-antitoxin system RelE family toxin codes for the protein MIKWDVVYLEEAEEDFKKLDGSQKKLVRKALEKIASNPLSINEGGYGKPLGNKNNNDLSGFLKVKLKSAGIRIVYKVVKTENSMTVIVIGAREDNEVYDIAKKRADKLKL
- a CDS encoding NAD(+) synthase encodes the protein MKDGFVRVGCASFDIQLGQVKENAKHIVEYAQKAVQEHVKVLLFPELCLTGYTIEDLFFQKRVLNEINKQIDYILDATYELDLLLVIGAPLVHMNKLYNCAIVICEGQILGVVPKTYIPTYHEFYEGRHFASAPQKTTEIMINGEYYPFGTDIIFEAFHQQHLKIAVEICEDLWAPIPPSSKHCLNGATLILNPSASNDLTSKSDYRRLLVSSHSAKLICGYAYCNAGLGESTTDVVFSNHHIIAENGSLLEEAIQYEEGLIYSDLDLDKLVSERIEMTTYATKNDDYLYIPFEIDTEDLELERYYDPYPFVPSDSNQRAMRCKEVFDIQMHGLIQRLKAAHIQKVVIGISGGLDSTLALLVASMAYQKLGYPSKDIIAVTMPCFGTTSRTKNNALKMMEELKVTSLTVDISDAVKQHFHDIHHDENIHDVTYENSQARERTQVLMDIANQEGGIVIGTGDLSEVALGWSTYNGDHMSMYAVNVSVPKTLVRYLVDYVSSLYKGQPLEAVLQDILDTPVSPELLPAKDNEIVQKTEDIVGPYELHDFFLYHHVRFHYEPRKLYRIAHLAYQDKYDQATIKKWLTLFYRRFFTQQFKRSCIPDGPKVGSVALSPRGDLRMPSDANVQAWLEECEKL
- a CDS encoding GntR family transcriptional regulator; the encoded protein is MNNFNANAPIYLQVVEDIKIKIMNGTLRPGDKISSVRELALELEVNPNTIQRAFSELEREGFIRTERAVGRFVADNLQLINECKQKQIRDNVHVFIEQMQILGVSKEDIVKYLNEEEEYGNVTSDTECK
- a CDS encoding ABC transporter ATP-binding protein, yielding MEMLLQIQNVSKFYGSKKVLSDVNLNLKSGKIIGLLGPNGSGKTTLIKILNGLLKEYEGNITIDGKEIGVHSKEIISYLPDEPYFENWMTTTDALNLFKDMYKDFDYEKATSLMSRMNLEKGVKIKELSKGMKEKFQLALVMSRKAKLYILDEPIGGVDPAARDFILDVILNNYEQDATILLSTHLISDIEKIFDEVIFLKNGSIVLHEDSEELRMQRQLSIDEIFREEFKC
- the asnA gene encoding aspartate--ammonia ligase; translation: MSKIIIPKNYKPHLNLIETEVAIKMIKDTFERRLAEQLRLTRVSAPLFLLKNTGLNDNLSGIEKPVSFTSFELNHDDEIEIIHSLAKWKRDALHRYGFERHTGLYTDMNAIRKDEELDNIHSMYVDQWDWEMVISKEDRTMDYLKAIVAKIYNALLDVEFLMIRHYPQLGESILPDEIYFITSQELEDKFPDLSPKEREKAITQQQKAVCILQIGDLLKSGHKHDDRAPDYDDWTLNADILVYNTQLDDALEISSMGIRVDDIALKEQLAKANANERLELPYHQNIMNHILPLSIGGGIGQSRLCMFFLRKAHIGEVQASLWDEETMKLCAENQIHLL